In the genome of Populus alba chromosome 11, ASM523922v2, whole genome shotgun sequence, one region contains:
- the LOC118060731 gene encoding large ribosomal subunit protein eL20, producing MVTFRFHQYQVVGRALPTQSDEHPKIYRMKLWATNEVRAKSKFWYFLRKLKKVKKSNGQVLAINEIFEKNPTTIKNYGIWLRYQSRTGYHNMYKEYRDTTLNGAVEQMYTEMASRHRVRFPCIQIIKTATIPAKLCKRESTKQFHNSKIKFPLVFKKVRPPSRKLKTTYKASRPNLFM from the exons atggttaCCTTCAGG TTTCACCAGTACCAGGTGGTCGGGAGAGCACTTCCAACACAGAGCGATGAGCATCCTAAGATCTACCGCATGAAGCTTTGGGCAACTAACGAGGTCCGTGCCAAATCCAAGTTCTG GTACTTCTTGAGGAAGCTTAAGAAAGTCAAGAAGAGCAATGGACAAGTTCTTGCCATCAATGAG ATTTTTGAGAAGAATCCTACCACGATCAAGAATTATGGAATATGGCTGCGATACCAGAGCCGAACTGGTTATCACAACATGTACAAGGAATACCGAGACACAACTCTTAATGGTGCTGTTGAACAAATGTACACTGAGATGGCATCTCGCCATAGGGTGAGGTTTCCATGCATCCAAATCATCAAGACAGCTACCATCCCAGCTAAGCTTTGCAAGAGAGAGAGTACCAAGCAGTTCCACAACTCCAAAATCAAATTCCCATTGGTATTCAAGAAGGTCAGACCCCCATCCAGGAAGCTCAAGACAACATACAAGGCATCCAGGCCCAACCTGTTTATGTGA
- the LOC118060723 gene encoding probable LRR receptor-like serine/threonine-protein kinase RFK1 produces MFFSLRYAFLISILALSCLETERLAAAELPQDEVDALNLITKKLGASGWNFNADSCGEYLPRVRPTDPERNISCNCRTENNTCHIVSLKFKRFSLAGELPPELIQLHYLESIDLSYNYLNGSIPSEWASLQLKSISLLANRLSGNIPSYLGNFTSLTYLDLELNQFSGMIPHELGKLVNLKFLILSSNKLDGNLPMELSKLGNLTDFRINDNNFNGSIPDFVKNWKQLKRLEMVASGLEGPIPSSISALETLTDLRIADITSTDQSFPDLSNITGLTRLLLRGCNISGEIPLYIWEMSKLRILDLSFNKFRGKLPNAITTETLVFIFLSGNLLTGNIPMFRKGMTVDLSYNNFSEQSIGQPACQQKTDVTLNLFRSSSMGNDLGGACMDDLKCDKYWHSLYINCGGQNVQINGSTYEGDGAVSGGAGLFYQSADEWGLSSTGDFMDDNDFQNRAYTENVPSLNINELYQTARISPISLTYYRRCLENGNYTVSLHFAEIRFTNDNTFNSLGRRLFDIYIQNNLVEKDFNIEVQAAGAAKPVTEIHNATVTNNILEIRLFWAGKGTRRIPVSGVYGPLISAISVDPNFKPRFSRGEKTKTVPIIVGVVVGFCLIFSVLAIFWWRCCFRKNKKRQKGLEGIEIQTVSFTLKQIKAATDNFDPANKIGEGGFGPVYKGLLPDGTVIAVKQLSSKSSQGNREFLNEIGVISCMQHPHLVKLHGCCIEGDQLLLVYEYMENNSLSRALFGPEHQPHLDWKTRQKICVGIAKGLAFLHEESRLKIVHRDIKVTNVLLDKDLNPKISDFGLAKLDERDKTFISTRVAGTVGYMAPEYALWGRLTYKADVYSFGIVALEIVSGKHNMSCGPGNQYSCLLDWACHLERNGNLIELVDRKLGSEFNRVEAQRMIKVALLCANASPLLRPIMSEVVSMLEGTRIIPEVIPEPISEDLRFKAIRGHQEQTRSLRERGKQTILDRSANSSSYVCTDDDIWETDTESNVRSNTRSKHHESPGQVSTSILPVTASSSTSVQDLFDIDINS; encoded by the exons ATGTTCTTTTCCCTCAGGTATGCATTCCTCATATCAATTCTAGCTTTGAGTTGCTTGGAGACAGAAAGATTGGCTGCTGCTGAGCTTCCTCAAGATGAGG TGGATGCTTTAAACCTGATTACCAAAAAGTTGGGGGCCAGCGGCTGGAATTTCAATGCTGATTCTTGTGGAGAATATCTTCCTCGAGTCCGGCCAACAGATCCAGAGAGGAACATTAGTTGTAACTGCAGAACTGAGAACAACACCTGCCATATTGTTTCCCT GAAGTTCAAGCGTTTTAGTCTTGCTGGAGAACTTCCACCTGAACTCATTCAGCTTCATTATCTTGAAAGCAT TGATCTTTCTTACAATTACCTTAATGGGTCTATTCCAAGTGAATGGGCTTCATTGCAGCTGAAATCGAT TTCTCTTCTTGCAAATAGATTATCAGGGAATATTCCAAGCTATCTGGGGAACTTTACCAGTCTTACATACTT GGACCTTGAGTTAAATCAGTTTTCTGGAATGATCCCGCACGAGCTTGGGAAGTTAGTTAACCttaaattttt GATTCTATCCTCCAATAAACTGGACGGAAATTTGCCTATGGAACTTAGTAAGCTGGGAAACCTGACTGACTT TCGGATAAATGACAACAACTTTAACGGGAGCATACCAGATTTTGTAAAAAACTGGAAGCAACTTAAAAGACT AGAAATGGTAGCTAGCGGACTGGAAGGACCCATTCCATCCTCCATCTCTGCTTTGGAAACATTAACAGACTT GAGGATCGCTGATATAACCAGCACAGATCAGTCATTTCCTGATCTTAGTAACATAACAGGCCTCACAAGACT GTTGTTGAGGGGTTGCAATATATCTGGAGAAATTCCCTTATACATATGGGAAATGAGTAAACTGCGAATTCT GGATCTCAGTTTCAACAAGTTCCGCGGGAAGCTTCCCAATGCCATAACCACAGAGACACTTGTATTTAT CTTTCTAAGTGGAAACCTTCTCACCGGAAATATACCAATGTTTAGAAAAGGAATGACCGT AGATCTTTCCTATAATAATTTCTCGGAACAAAGCATTGGGCAACCTGCTTGTCAGCAGAAAAC GGATGTAACTCTAAACCTGTTCCGAAGTTCTTCGATGGGAAATGACTT AGGAGGAGCATGCATGGATGATCTCAAATGTGATAAGT ACTGGCACTCGTTGTACATAAATTGTGGAGGACAAAATGTTCAAATAAATGGCAGCACATATGAAGGAGATGGAGCAGTTAGTGGTGGTGCTGGCTTATTCTATCAGAGTGCGGATGAATGGGGACTTAGCAGCACTGGAGACTTCATGGATGACAATGATTTCCAAAACAGGGCTTACACTGAAAATGTGCCgtcattaaatattaatgaattataCCAAACAGCACGCATTTCTCCTATTTCACTTACTTATTATCGTCGTTGTCTGGAAAATGGGAATTACACTGTGAGTCTACACTTTGCTGAGATCAGATTCACAAACGATAATACATTCAACAGCCTTGGAAGACGGTTATTTGATATCTATATTCAG AATAATCTAGTTGAGAAGGATTTCAATATAGAAGTTCAGGCTGCTGGGGCTGCCAAGCCAGTCACAGAAATACACAATGCTACTGTCACAAATAATATCTTGGAGATCCGCCTATTTTGGGCTGGCAAAGGGACTAGAAGAATTCCTGTTAGTGGAGTCTACGGTCCCCTTATATCAGCTATTTCTGTTGATCCTA ACTTCAAACCACGTTTTTCAAGAGGGGAGAAGACAAAAACTGTGCCAATAATTGTTGGAGTTGTAGTAGGCTTTTGTCTAATATTCTCAGTACTAGCTATCTTTTGGTGGAGATGCTgtttcagaaaaaataaaaaaagacaaaaag GTCTTGAAGGAATAGAAATCCAAACAGTTTCTTTTACTTTAAAGCAAATTAAAGCTGCCACAGACAATTTTGATCCTGCAAACAAAATTGGAGAAGGTGGATTTGGACCAGTTTACAAG GGATTGTTACCTGATGGTACTGTGATTGCTGTGAAGCAGCTGTCTTCTAAGTCAAGTCAGGGAAATCGTGAATTTTTGAATGAGATCGGTGTGATTTCATGCATGCAGCACCCTCATCTTGTAAAACTTCATGGTTGTTGTATTGAAGGAGATCAACTATTGTTAGTATATGaatacatggaaaacaacaGCCTTTCCCGAGCATTGTTTG GTCCAGAACATCAGCCACATTTGGACTGGAAAACCAGGCAGAAGATATGCGTCGGAATTGCCAAAGGTTTAGCTTTTCTACATGAAGAATCAAGGCTTAAGATTGTTCATAGAGACATCAAAGTCACCAATGTTCTCCTTGATAAGGATCTCAATcctaaaatatctgattttgggCTGGCTAAACTTGATGAACGAGATAAAACTTTCATCAGCACCAGAGTTGCTGGAACTGT AGGATATATGGCACCAGAATATGCATTATGGGGTCGTTTGACATATAAAGCAGATGTTTACAGTTTTGGAATTGTGGCACTGGAGATTGTGAGTGGGAAGCATAACATGAGTTGTGGGCCAGGGAATCAATACTCTTGTCTTCTAGACTGG GCTTGCCATTTAGAACGAAATGGAAATTTAATTGAGCTAGTGGATCGGAAGCTGGGGTCTGAATTCAACAGAGTAGAAGCACAAAGGATGATAAAAGTAGCTCTCTTGTGCGCAAATGCTTCACCATTACTAAGGCCAATCATGTCTGAAGTTGTTAGCATGCTCGAAGGAACTAGGATCATACCTGAAGTGATCCCTGAACCAATTAGTGAAGATTTAAGGTTCAAGGCCATACGAGGGCATCAGGAACAGACAAGAAGTCTGCGTGAGAGAGGCAAGCAGACGATCTTAGACAGATCCGCTAACAGTAGTTCCTACGTGTGTACAGATGATGATATATGGGAAACCGATACTGAGTCAAATGTGAGGTCTAACACGAGGAGCAAACACCATGAAAGCCCGGGTCAGGTTTCAACTTCAATATTGCCGGTAACAGCCTCTTCCTCGACCTCTGTTCAGGATCTTTTTGACATCGATATAAATTCCTGA